The genome window CTTCTGATATTGTCAAGCGACTAATAGAGGGTGGTGCACTTATGGACACGTTTATCAAGCCAGAAGTTCTCAGGGGCATAAGTTCATATATACCCTTTGAAGGAATATTGACTCCCCTTCAGATATCGATCCAACAGAGGAAGGATGAgattactaaaatactacTAGATGAGGGTGCCAGCGTTGACTTTCGACATCCATCCACCTCGACAGCATTGCAGTTGGTATGCAGCAtatcaagagaagaaagggaGAGGACAGAATTGATTGAAGTACTGTTGGCAAAGGGAGCAGATGTGGATGCTCTTCCGGGAGAAGTGGCAGGGAGAACAGCAATACAGGCTGCAGCTGAATCTGGGAATTGTGACCTTCTCAAACTACTTTTGAGTAAAGGTGGCAATCCCCTAGCCCCTGCCGCTACGAAGAATGGACTGACGGTTTTCCAAGCTGCACTAAAGTCCGGCTCATCTGAGCTTGTGACTTACGTATTTTGGGAACTAGGGAGTCACTATGGCGGTCTCGGTATCCTCGACGGAACGAATTACCTGGAGGAAGCAGTGTCAGCAGGTGACATGCAGCTTCTGAGTACAGTGATGGAGTTCTGGAGTCGCCGTGGGTTATGTTGGCCGAGTGAACATATTTTGTCGGCCCTTAGAGTCGCAGTCCGGAACGGGTTGACGTACCTCATTCAGTTTCTCGACGCTGTTTCATTCACTATTTCCGAAGAGGATGTCGGATCCATGATATGCGAATCGATTTGGAGTGGAGATAAGATAACATTTGACTGGTTGATGAAACATTTCCCCGAGTCTGAGCTCGACCGTCCTCAGCCTGGATACCCGACACCTCTCTGGCTAGCATTGTACAAAGGCCAGTCTTACATGGTACAACGATTGGTCGACGCGGGAGTAAGCACAAATCAACCATCATTACCTCTAGGCTCCAGAGAAGGCGCTTATCGTGGCATGGTAGCTGAAATGCCACTCAAGCAGGCAATATCTCGATTTGACAGCAGATACATAGAACTCCTTCTTGAAAAAGGAGCAGACCCAAATGCCGTGGACTTTTCAAACCAAAGAACTGCGCTTGGGCTTGCTCTTGTACGAGGCGCCTCGCTCTCAACCCTTCAGTTACTTATACACTACGGTGCAGATGTCAACAAGCCTTCAAAGTGGGGGACACCACTTGAGCAAGTCATAAAAGGACGTTTTTTGCCAGATGTTGCTCTAGAGAGATTCCAATTACTTCTTAGGTGTGGGGCTGACGTGAATGTCTTCACAGCTGAACAGACATTGATTCAATTGGCTGTTAGCAGGGAAGATCTGACGTTGGTCAAGCTTTTTATTGAAGCAGGAGCGGATGTCAATGCGTCAGGGACCGGGATGACTGCACTTGAGGCAGCCGTTAATGGCAACAATACATATCTAGCAAAGCAGCTTATCGAAGCTGGAGCCGATGCGAGCATTTCCTCGACTGCAACGAGTGCACTTCAGCTGGCTGTCGCCAGGAATAACATGGAGCTGGTTGAGCTTCTTATTCAAGAAGGTGCGGATATCAATTTTTTGTCACTGTATAAGACCGCACTTCAAACAGCTGCCGATGTTCAGAGTCTGGAATTGCTGAAGTATCTCATTGAACGGGGTGCTGATGTTGACGCGGTATCCCTTGACAATGTCGCGACAACTCTTCAGTACGCCGCGATGAATGGCAACATTGAGATCGTCAAGTATCTTGTCGAGCGTGGAGCCTCAGTCAATGATCAGGCTAGCCGTTTCTACGAATTGACAGCTCTCGGGCTTGCAGTTAAAAATGGCCATACTGAGGCAGCCATTT of Fusarium musae strain F31 chromosome 5, whole genome shotgun sequence contains these proteins:
- a CDS encoding hypothetical protein (EggNog:ENOG41); amino-acid sequence: MAAVQLLLTFGVDVNAKSKGTEYDIVDSPLNCALGIPGDDGIIARMLINAGADTNSGLEKPLIRAARKGKSSLIRHMLEVGADPKLLPAGGLSVMYYAIYRHDLIMVDMLMKAGFNLNLSIEELEDTDLNLMRDEFSAPNARGILTPVQLAVLRGASDIVKRLIEGGALMDTFIKPEVLRGISSYIPFEGILTPLQISIQQRKDEITKILLDEGASVDFRHPSTSTALQLVCSISREERERTELIEVLLAKGADVDALPGEVAGRTAIQAAAESGNCDLLKLLLSKGGNPLAPAATKNGLTVFQAALKSGSSELVTYVFWELGSHYGGLGILDGTNYLEEAVSAGDMQLLSTVMEFWSRRGLCWPSEHILSALRVAVRNGLTYLIQFLDAVSFTISEEDVGSMICESIWSGDKITFDWLMKHFPESELDRPQPGYPTPLWLALYKGQSYMVQRLVDAGVSTNQPSLPLGSREGAYRGMVAEMPLKQAISRFDSRYIELLLEKGADPNAVDFSNQRTALGLALVRGASLSTLQLLIHYGADVNKPSKCGADVNVFTAEQTLIQLAVSREDLTLVKLFIEAGADVNASGTGMTALEAAVNGNNTYLAKQLIEAGADASISSTATSALQLAVARNNMELVELLIQEGADINFLSLYKTALQTAADVQSLELLKYLIERGADVDAVSLDNVATTLQYAAMNGNIEIVKYLVERGASVNDQASRFYELTALGLAVKNGHTEAAIFFIESGASVDKSPTADGTTTLLQLAAKYGNHEIVTYLVENGAAVNEAAATERGATALQYAAITGNIKIAVFLLENGAHIGAKGADFDGRTALQGAAEHGRLDMVYLLLDNDEEPDTVEERCHNAAEFAEAEHHDVIARILRDYRRP